A part of Gemmatimonas groenlandica genomic DNA contains:
- a CDS encoding Ig-like domain-containing protein, translated as MRSARPTYLLAVLFTAVPTLLAFPGCTKTVEAPAAAQLTIVQGHLQTAAAGTLLPTPVVLRVIGTDGAPMGKIPVSFNVLAGGGSVDPGTVVSDANGEVKARWTLGPGAQVQTMTGTAPGLDPVTLSANGILPSDLVIAQGNNQTGKASAALTVQIVLRVTGGFNVPIPGQTVGLSITSGGGSISPQSAVTNALGEVTVRWTLGPQAGQQTATATAGTLGPIAIAAIAN; from the coding sequence ATGCGTTCCGCCCGACCCACATATCTGCTTGCCGTACTGTTTACGGCCGTCCCGACGCTCCTGGCGTTCCCCGGTTGCACGAAGACCGTGGAGGCACCGGCTGCGGCGCAGCTGACGATCGTGCAGGGACACCTGCAGACGGCTGCCGCGGGGACCTTGCTTCCCACGCCCGTCGTGCTGCGGGTCATCGGCACCGATGGCGCCCCCATGGGAAAGATCCCGGTGAGCTTTAATGTGCTCGCGGGCGGCGGCTCGGTCGATCCGGGCACGGTCGTCAGCGACGCCAACGGCGAAGTGAAGGCGCGCTGGACCCTTGGCCCAGGCGCGCAGGTTCAGACCATGACCGGTACAGCCCCCGGTCTGGATCCGGTAACGTTGAGCGCCAACGGCATCCTGCCAAGCGATCTGGTGATTGCGCAGGGCAACAATCAGACCGGCAAGGCGAGTGCCGCGCTGACCGTCCAGATCGTGTTGCGGGTAACGGGCGGATTCAACGTCCCGATTCCCGGCCAAACGGTCGGTCTCTCCATCACGAGCGGCGGCGGCAGCATTTCGCCCCAGTCGGCGGTCACCAACGCGCTCGGTGAGGTCACGGTACGCTGGACCCTCGGCCCTCAGGCCGGACAGCAGACCGCAACGGCAACGGCGGGCACACTCGGCCCGATCGCGATCGCTGCTATCGCGAACTGA
- a CDS encoding SDR family NAD(P)-dependent oxidoreductase, producing MRTDDVLASLTGYDLPARSITLNEPMPNLSSPSEFAGKTVVVTGASDGIGKAAVRAYVAAGASVVMIGRNEAKTAAAARSIMSEVGAVSGTAGDQRAITWEIADLSRQEAVHDVADRLLARLPRIDVLANNAGAMFLDREVTPDGFERTFALNHLSYFTLTLRLLAPLVAASRPGAPARVLSVSSRAHENANPSLDDLQLERRFGGWKQYANSKLYNIWFTRALARRCDPSRVVTHALHPGVVSTRFATNNGRMGRLLRRVMDVVSVTPSQGADTLVWLSSAPEALEGSGDYWVKRRRVSPSRTARDDARAEQLWTTTSRLTGLDADQIIRNTMAHAVA from the coding sequence GTGCGAACCGACGACGTTCTTGCGTCGTTGACGGGGTACGACCTGCCGGCGCGCAGCATTACCCTCAACGAACCCATGCCGAACCTATCGAGTCCGAGCGAATTCGCGGGCAAGACCGTCGTCGTGACCGGCGCCAGCGATGGCATCGGCAAAGCGGCCGTGCGCGCGTATGTGGCCGCCGGCGCATCGGTGGTGATGATCGGGCGCAACGAGGCAAAAACGGCAGCCGCGGCGCGTTCGATCATGAGCGAGGTTGGCGCGGTGTCCGGCACTGCCGGTGACCAGCGAGCGATCACCTGGGAAATCGCCGACCTGTCGCGTCAGGAGGCGGTCCACGACGTGGCCGACCGTTTGCTGGCCCGCTTGCCCCGCATTGACGTCCTGGCCAACAATGCCGGCGCCATGTTTCTGGATCGGGAGGTGACACCCGACGGCTTCGAGCGAACCTTTGCGCTGAACCACCTGAGCTACTTCACCCTGACGCTGAGGCTCCTGGCGCCCTTGGTGGCGGCGTCGCGACCCGGCGCGCCAGCGCGCGTCTTGAGCGTGTCCAGTCGAGCGCACGAGAACGCGAATCCGTCGCTCGACGATCTGCAGTTGGAGCGCCGCTTCGGCGGATGGAAGCAGTATGCCAATTCAAAGCTCTACAACATCTGGTTCACACGCGCGCTTGCACGGCGTTGCGATCCCTCACGCGTCGTGACGCACGCGCTGCATCCCGGCGTCGTCAGCACCCGGTTTGCCACAAACAACGGGCGGATGGGGCGCCTACTCCGCCGTGTCATGGACGTGGTATCAGTCACGCCGTCTCAGGGGGCCGACACGCTGGTGTGGCTTTCCTCGGCGCCGGAGGCACTTGAGGGGTCGGGCGACTATTGGGTGAAGCGACGCCGTGTGAGTCCCTCTCGCACCGCGCGCGACGACGCCCGCGCCGAGCAGCTCTGGACGACGACGTCGCGCCTGACCGGGCTCGATGCCGACCAGATCATCCGTAACACGATGGCGCATGCCGTGGCGTGA
- a CDS encoding ABC1 kinase family protein, giving the protein MPWRDLPRLVVILWRLVPLVVSFFRDRRRWVRWGGPVARTPAFHERRARRMVHEIAVLGPAFVKLAQIFATRADLVPEPYLAALGTLTDRVPPVPWTQIRAALQHAWQADPDRIVDHLDPEPLAAGSLGQVHRARYQGRDVVVKVLRPNVEAVVVRDVRLARAIVNAVYARFPHHHVLGFRVVLDEFDLHVREEMDFEREAMQCMRMRERFSDEPRLRIPRVETALTRRDVLVLEFMEGTRIDALDAQIARGLVSPTALVETLIESYARMMLRDGVFHADPHPGNLLVDAQGRIVLLDFGMVIDVGVPVRKALFDTIIAAIRRDPDATTDGFFALGMVAPGTERETMRELVRVLLDIAYQDGAMEDRARAIADRVMRELFNWPIVLPGELVYFARTAALIEGVGSRYDRNFNSIKVASPVVLKLRRELLAVLLGDNGTREPIITIAATLGALAGGASAVIGRAWRRLQRDNPPSVR; this is encoded by the coding sequence ATGCCGTGGCGTGACCTGCCGCGGCTGGTCGTCATTCTCTGGCGATTGGTGCCGCTCGTCGTGTCGTTTTTTCGCGACCGTCGCCGCTGGGTTCGTTGGGGAGGACCCGTGGCTCGCACGCCGGCGTTCCACGAACGCCGCGCCCGCCGTATGGTGCACGAGATTGCAGTGCTCGGTCCGGCGTTCGTCAAACTCGCGCAGATTTTTGCGACTCGAGCCGACCTCGTGCCGGAGCCGTATCTCGCCGCCCTCGGCACATTGACCGATCGCGTACCGCCGGTACCGTGGACGCAGATCCGTGCGGCGCTGCAGCACGCGTGGCAGGCCGATCCCGACCGCATCGTCGACCATCTCGACCCGGAGCCGCTAGCGGCCGGTTCGCTGGGACAGGTGCACCGCGCGCGCTATCAGGGGCGCGATGTCGTGGTGAAGGTGCTCCGCCCCAACGTGGAAGCGGTCGTCGTGCGCGACGTCCGCTTGGCGCGGGCGATCGTGAACGCCGTCTATGCGCGCTTTCCACACCACCATGTGCTCGGCTTTCGCGTGGTGCTCGACGAGTTCGATCTGCACGTACGCGAGGAGATGGACTTCGAACGCGAAGCGATGCAGTGCATGCGCATGCGCGAGCGCTTTTCGGATGAGCCTCGCCTGCGTATTCCGCGGGTGGAAACAGCGCTCACTCGACGCGACGTGCTCGTGCTCGAGTTCATGGAGGGCACGCGCATCGATGCGCTGGATGCGCAGATCGCGCGAGGGCTGGTGTCACCCACCGCCCTCGTAGAGACGCTGATCGAGAGCTATGCGCGGATGATGCTGCGCGACGGCGTGTTTCACGCCGATCCACATCCCGGTAACCTGTTGGTCGACGCGCAGGGACGCATCGTGCTGCTCGATTTCGGCATGGTGATCGACGTGGGCGTGCCGGTGCGCAAGGCGCTCTTCGACACGATCATCGCAGCCATTCGCCGCGATCCCGACGCCACCACGGATGGCTTCTTCGCCCTCGGGATGGTCGCGCCGGGCACCGAGCGCGAAACGATGCGCGAATTGGTTCGGGTACTCCTCGATATCGCCTATCAGGACGGCGCGATGGAAGATCGCGCCCGCGCCATCGCCGACCGCGTCATGCGCGAGCTGTTCAACTGGCCGATCGTGCTGCCCGGCGAGTTGGTGTACTTCGCGCGAACGGCAGCGCTGATCGAGGGCGTGGGGTCGCGATACGATCGCAACTTCAACAGCATCAAAGTCGCGTCACCCGTGGTGCTGAAGCTCCGTCGCGAATTGTTGGCGGTACTCCTCGGCGACAACGGGACACGCGAGCCGATCATCACCATCGCCGCGACGCTCGGCGCCCTGGCCGGCGGTGCCTCTGCCGTTATAGGACGCGCCTGGCGCCGTCTTCAACGCGACAATCCCCCGTCGGTTCGATAA